The Lasioglossum baleicum chromosome 5, iyLasBale1, whole genome shotgun sequence genome segment gaaataatacttttcTACCTTAATGGAACAGCTTACGAGTATGATAAAGGGAACGGGAAACCTTATTAAGAGAAATTTCTATTGATTCGGACGAACGCAATCGATAGAAGCTAATTCATCGAAACGAGGCAACCTTCTTAATACTTTGAAACATAATTATTCGAATGCCGCGCGAGCTGTTGTCACTCATCCGCATTTTAATAGCTGaaatgtaataataattaatcattttttattgtcAACATTGGTCGGATGCTCCAATCAACTCGTACGAGTATACGAACCGGTAATAGTTCGGCTTAAAAGGTCCAGCCTTGTTAAGTCCCATATATTTGGCTTGCTCGTCCGTCAATTCCGTTAAGTGAGCATCAAACGTTGGCAAATGTAAGGACGCCACGTATTCGTCTGTGAAATAGAATCGTTTTTAAGTTTTAGCACGTCTCACAGTGTGGCTCTGGAGGTCACAGTTCGCTTACCCATCTTTTTGGGAAGCAGATAGACATCGCTTTTATATCGTCCAGCAGGCGCGTTGAACAATTCAATAAGCGCTAACGCTTGCGTAGCAGCTGTAATTGATACAACAAATGAGGGAATACTGGAACAAGACAAGTTGACTAAACGGCCTTCCGCTAATAACACGATGCGCTTTCCGTCTGGCCAGAGAACATGATCCACTTGAGACCTTACTTTTTCCCAAGTTAAATCGGGCGTGCGTAAACTGTTCTGTTAAGCACATATTAAACGAGTCTTAATGTTTTACCAAATTATTGCATTTTTTTTGTTCTGAAATGTAAGAAACACGAGTTTTGTCTCCCTAAACGGTCTAATCGAAGGACTAATTCGAGAGTTCTTACAACGAGAGTGACGGTACAGTGTTAAAAGCATAAAACGTACGATATCTATCTCCGTATTGCTGTGACCCATATTGCACACTACACATCCGTTCTTCATCTTGTCCATATGCTCTCGCGTTACTACGTTTTTATTGCCTGTCGCTGTAATCACAATGTCCACGTTTCTGATCACTTCGTTCAGCTTCATCACTCTGAATCCATCCATGCTGAAAACGAAAGAAACAGAAAAAGCATTCGTGATCATACCATCGGGGAAATTCAGACGTTCTCTCGAAGATAGTTTACCTAGCTTGCAAAGCACAGATCGGATCGATTTCAGTTATATAAACAATACATCCTAAGCCCTTCAGAGCCTGGCAACAGCCCTTACCAACTTCGCCGTAGCCACAAATAACAACTTGCTTTCCACCGAACATGATGTCTGTGGATCTTTTCAAACTAAAGCGGgacaaattaaaataattaacaatacAACACCTAGCGTTATATTTCGCCGTCATCGCAGTTAACTCCGCCGAGGGATAAAATATGATGACGCAGAACTGTGCGTTATTCGATATCTCGGCAACGCTAACTGCAATGCCAGCGAAACATTAATTTTCTAGACACTCCGACGGTTTCAAATTAATTTACCTATCGATAATGCTTTCGCGACAACTGTAAAGATTGTCGAACTTGGTCTTCGTCACGCTGTCGTTCACGTTCATGGCAGGGACGGATAATTTTCCTGCTTTGGAC includes the following:
- the LOC143209023 gene encoding adenosylhomocysteinase-like 1 isoform X4, giving the protein MESKMADSGDVVNSSSTGKAVRNTVTDGPVTDPASNTKSLEASNNAFQAARKKLDSKSGALKKSSRYRSRSLSASSTDSYSSGSSSDEDDVSPREKIQKTEKGFTDFCVRNIDQHAFGRREIEIAEQEMPGIIALRKRAAEDKPLKNAKIVGCTHINAQTAVLIETLEHLGAQVRWAACNIYSTQNEVAAALAHAGYPIFAWRGETEEDFWWCIDKCVAAENWQPNMILDDGGDATHLMLKKYNAMFKMIQGIVEESVTGVHRLYQLSKAGKLSVPAMNVNDSVTKTKFDNLYSCRESIIDSLKRSTDIMFGGKQVVICGYGEVGKGCCQALKGLGCIVYITEIDPICALQASMDGFRVMKLNEVIRNVDIVITATGNKNVVTREHMDKMKNGCVVCNMGHSNTEIDINSLRTPDLTWEKVRSQVDHVLWPDGKRIVLLAEGRLVNLSCSSIPSFVVSITAATQALALIELFNAPAGRYKSDVYLLPKKMDEYVASLHLPTFDAHLTELTDEQAKYMGLNKAGPFKPNYYRY
- the LOC143209023 gene encoding adenosylhomocysteinase-like 1 isoform X5 produces the protein MESKMADSGDVVNSSSTGKAVRNTVTDGPVTDPASNTKDSKSGALKKSSRYRSRSLSASSTDSYSSASYTGSSSDEDDVSPREKIQKTEKGFTDFCVRNIDQHAFGRREIEIAEQEMPGIIALRKRAAEDKPLKNAKIVGCTHINAQTAVLIETLEHLGAQVRWAACNIYSTQNEVAAALAHAGYPIFAWRGETEEDFWWCIDKCVAAENWQPNMILDDGGDATHLMLKKYNAMFKMIQGIVEESVTGVHRLYQLSKAGKLSVPAMNVNDSVTKTKFDNLYSCRESIIDSLKRSTDIMFGGKQVVICGYGEVGKGCCQALKGLGCIVYITEIDPICALQASMDGFRVMKLNEVIRNVDIVITATGNKNVVTREHMDKMKNGCVVCNMGHSNTEIDINSLRTPDLTWEKVRSQVDHVLWPDGKRIVLLAEGRLVNLSCSSIPSFVVSITAATQALALIELFNAPAGRYKSDVYLLPKKMDEYVASLHLPTFDAHLTELTDEQAKYMGLNKAGPFKPNYYRY
- the LOC143209023 gene encoding adenosylhomocysteinase-like 1 isoform X6, with the protein product MESKMADSGDVVNSSSTGKAVRNTVTDGPVTDPASNTKDSKSGALKKSSRYRSRSLSASSTDSYSSGSSSDEDDVSPREKIQKTEKGFTDFCVRNIDQHAFGRREIEIAEQEMPGIIALRKRAAEDKPLKNAKIVGCTHINAQTAVLIETLEHLGAQVRWAACNIYSTQNEVAAALAHAGYPIFAWRGETEEDFWWCIDKCVAAENWQPNMILDDGGDATHLMLKKYNAMFKMIQGIVEESVTGVHRLYQLSKAGKLSVPAMNVNDSVTKTKFDNLYSCRESIIDSLKRSTDIMFGGKQVVICGYGEVGKGCCQALKGLGCIVYITEIDPICALQASMDGFRVMKLNEVIRNVDIVITATGNKNVVTREHMDKMKNGCVVCNMGHSNTEIDINSLRTPDLTWEKVRSQVDHVLWPDGKRIVLLAEGRLVNLSCSSIPSFVVSITAATQALALIELFNAPAGRYKSDVYLLPKKMDEYVASLHLPTFDAHLTELTDEQAKYMGLNKAGPFKPNYYRY